GACGTCTCTTATACAGGAGTTCTGCAAACATGCCATTTATTGATATTGATTCTGTTAAACCGCTGGAAGTTCTGCCCGGTTGTAAAATGCGCACGCCTTACGGCGAGAATCTGATGTTATCCTATCTGGAAATGGACGAGGGAGCCATCGTTCCCATGCACCATCATCCACACGAGCAGGGGGGCATGCTGCTGAAAGGCAAGCTGGAACTGACCATGGGAGATGAGGTGCGAGTGGTTGAAGCGGGCGCGATGTTTATTATTCCTCCCAACACACCCCATCAGGCGATCGCCGTCGACGGACCAGCCGTGGTCCTGGATGTATTCAGCCCCGTCCGTGAAGACTACGCGGAACTATATAATAAATACATTCCGGTTTCCGATGAGGAGTCGTAAACAGGCCGGGACTGTAGAAAGGATTCCGACTAGTCCCGGTGGTTGGATTGGGTTTATTGTTGTTGCTGTTTCTGTTGTTGTTTAAATTCTTCGGCCCGACGCAAGAGCTCTTCATTTGAGAGTTCTTCGATCTGTGTTGCGATGAGCCATTGAATCCCGAAGGGATCTTTGACGGAACAGCTACGTTCGCCATAAAACTGGTCGGCTGGCTCGGTGACGCTGACGCCCCCCGCTGCCATTGCTTTCTGGTAAGTCGCATCTACGTCGGGGACGTAAAGGTGAATGAAAGAGGTCGTCTTGCCCCATTCTTCACAGGCATCCGCCAGTTCGATCATTGAGTCACCGATCTTCATGCAGGCGTGGCCGATGATATCCCCATGATATGAGATGATTTCAGGCGTCGCATCGAATACGGTCTTCAGAAATTCAATCATTTCCTCAGCTCCTTCGACCAGCAAATAAGGAGTGACCGTGTGATAACCTTTCGGAATATGGTGTAGGGACATGGGGGCGTTCTTTCGTTGTAAGAGACCATCCTTAAGAATATGGTGATTGAGGCCAGTGGTTAGCAATTGTACAATGGGTTGTCTCAGATTTGAACGACATCTTAAAAAAATATTCTCACAGCCAGGCAACTAAGTCTGGACTACACATTCAGAAGGAATCGTCTGATGAGATTCGCGCTCAGTGCTTTTATTCTGTTTTCATGGATCAATCTGGTTTATGCCGTCGAACAGCCGAACGTCATCTTAATCATGAGTGATGACCAGGGTTACGGCGAACTCTCCCGGCATGGGAATCCGATTCTGAAAACGCCGCACCTGGATCAACTGGCAGAGCAAAGCATTCGGCTGACCGATTTTCATGTCGCGCCCATGTGTACGCCGACCCGGGGGCAACTGATGACGGGCCTGGACTCGTTTCGCAATGGGGCGATGAACGTCAGCAGTGGTCGGACCTTATTAAGGCCGGAAGTAAAGACGATGGCAGACCTGTTTCAGG
This genomic interval from Gimesia alba contains the following:
- a CDS encoding VOC family protein, which translates into the protein MSLHHIPKGYHTVTPYLLVEGAEEMIEFLKTVFDATPEIISYHGDIIGHACMKIGDSMIELADACEEWGKTTSFIHLYVPDVDATYQKAMAAGGVSVTEPADQFYGERSCSVKDPFGIQWLIATQIEELSNEELLRRAEEFKQQQKQQQQ
- a CDS encoding cupin domain-containing protein, whose protein sequence is MPFIDIDSVKPLEVLPGCKMRTPYGENLMLSYLEMDEGAIVPMHHHPHEQGGMLLKGKLELTMGDEVRVVEAGAMFIIPPNTPHQAIAVDGPAVVLDVFSPVREDYAELYNKYIPVSDEES